The following are from one region of the Cyanobium gracile PCC 6307 genome:
- a CDS encoding HypC/HybG/HupF family hydrogenase formation chaperone: protein MPARILSIRIQPPAGDPGPAGAEAAADDDGLWRMAEVDFGGVRQQVSLACLPEAAVGDRVLVHVGLALSLVEDDPA, encoded by the coding sequence GTGCCTGCTCGCATCCTCTCGATCCGGATCCAGCCGCCGGCGGGCGATCCCGGACCGGCGGGGGCCGAAGCCGCCGCAGACGATGACGGCCTCTGGCGCATGGCCGAGGTGGATTTCGGCGGGGTGCGCCAGCAGGTGAGCCTGGCCTGTCTGCCCGAGGCGGCCGTCGGCGATCGGGTGCTGGTGCACGTGGGCCTGGCCCTCAGCCTCGTCGAGGACGACCCCGCATGA
- the nifJ gene encoding pyruvate:ferredoxin (flavodoxin) oxidoreductase, translating to MTITVDGNEAVALVAYRLNEAIAIYPITPASPMGEWADAWNTEGRPNLWGTVPAVVELQSEAGAAGTVHGALQAGVLTTTFTASQGLLLMVPNLYKLAGELTPAVLHVAARSLAAQGLSIFGDHSDVMACRGTGCVILCSASVQEAGDFAAIATRASLKGRLPFLHMFDGFRTSHEIQKIEPIADEMLHALMPMEAVAAHRHRALSPDHPVLRGTAQNPDVYFQARESVNRFYDALPGHLLEAMERFAGLTGRHYGLYEYVGAADAERVVVLMGSGCETAAETALALNAAGERLGVLKVRLFRPFVAALFAAALPPTVQSLAVLDRCKEPGAGGEPLYLDAVAALSEEWQSCHGDRPLPRVVGGRYGLSSKEFTPAMVKAVFDNLRAERPRNHFTVGIDDDVTHRSLPVAADFHVDGPDQVRAVFYGLGSDGTVGGNKATIKIIGEQTDLFAQAYFVYDSKKSGSVTVSHLRFGPRPIRAPYLIERPTLVACHQWDFVDRFDLLAGLDAGGVLLLNSPFPIEESWRRMPAALRCGIRERGLAVWLINAYRVAREAGMGNHINTVMQACFFAVSGVLPREEAIEQIRASLRKTYGRKGEAVVAMNLRALDASLEHLQPLDWRQLPAEDDLPPPAPVADRLADAPLFVREVIAPLLERRGDALPVSALPCDGTWPTGTAQWEKRNIAETVPVWESDLCVQCGKCVMVCPHAVIRAKAVAPEALVGAPQGFRQAPARDPDLAGRSFTIQVAVEDCTGCALCVEVCPARDRTEPKRKAINMAPQRPLREAGRGHWDYFLGLPEMARADLNLHRIGQQQLQQPLFEFSGACGGCGETPYLKLASQLFGDRMLVANATGCSSIYGGNLPTTPWSMNAEGRGPAWSNSLFEDNAEFGLGMRVAIDQQRQMALELLERLGPAPERGDSLLPGALVAAIRDGDQHDEAGIVAQRQRVEELKRLLHAVAPQGPWAATPRDGQAARLLDLADALVKKSVWLVGGDGWAYDIGFGGLDHVLASGRDVNALVLDTEVYSNTGGQMSKATPRAAVAKYAAGGKAAPKKDLGLMMMSYGTVYVASVAMGARDEHTVRAFLEAESYPGPSLILAYSHCIAHGIDMARGMEQQKVAVDSGRWLLYRYDPRRTDRGEHPLQIDSRGQKRPLAEAMATENRFRMLSFSQPERARALARQAELEVARRWAIYRALAGTPTGPEASPQAHSPMEAPA from the coding sequence ATGACCATCACCGTCGATGGCAACGAGGCCGTGGCGCTCGTGGCCTACCGCCTCAACGAGGCCATCGCCATCTATCCGATCACCCCCGCCTCGCCGATGGGGGAGTGGGCCGACGCCTGGAACACCGAAGGCCGCCCCAACCTCTGGGGCACGGTGCCGGCGGTGGTGGAGCTGCAGAGCGAGGCCGGCGCCGCCGGCACCGTCCACGGGGCCCTGCAGGCGGGGGTACTGACCACCACCTTCACGGCCTCCCAGGGGCTGCTGCTGATGGTGCCCAACCTCTACAAGCTGGCCGGCGAGCTCACCCCCGCCGTGCTGCACGTGGCGGCCCGCTCCCTGGCGGCCCAGGGGCTCTCGATCTTCGGCGACCACAGCGACGTGATGGCCTGCCGCGGCACGGGCTGCGTCATCCTCTGTTCCGCCTCGGTGCAGGAGGCCGGCGACTTCGCCGCCATCGCCACCCGGGCGAGCCTGAAGGGGCGGCTGCCGTTCCTGCACATGTTCGACGGCTTCCGCACCTCCCACGAGATCCAGAAGATCGAGCCCATCGCCGATGAGATGCTCCACGCCCTGATGCCGATGGAGGCGGTGGCGGCCCACCGCCACAGGGCCCTCTCCCCCGACCATCCGGTGCTGCGCGGCACGGCCCAGAACCCGGACGTCTACTTCCAGGCGCGCGAGTCGGTGAACCGCTTCTACGACGCCCTCCCCGGCCACCTGTTGGAGGCGATGGAGCGCTTCGCCGGCCTCACCGGCCGCCATTACGGGCTCTACGAGTACGTGGGGGCCGCCGACGCTGAGCGGGTGGTGGTGCTGATGGGCTCCGGCTGCGAGACCGCCGCGGAGACCGCCCTGGCCCTGAACGCCGCCGGCGAACGGCTGGGGGTGCTCAAGGTGCGCCTATTCCGCCCCTTCGTGGCGGCTCTGTTCGCCGCCGCCCTGCCGCCGACGGTGCAATCCCTGGCGGTGCTCGACCGCTGCAAGGAGCCGGGGGCCGGCGGTGAACCCCTCTACCTCGATGCGGTGGCCGCCCTCAGTGAGGAGTGGCAGTCCTGCCACGGCGATCGCCCCCTGCCGCGGGTGGTGGGCGGCCGCTACGGCCTCTCCTCCAAGGAGTTCACCCCGGCCATGGTGAAGGCGGTGTTCGACAACCTCCGCGCCGAGCGGCCCCGCAACCACTTCACGGTCGGCATCGACGACGACGTCACCCACCGATCGCTGCCCGTCGCGGCGGACTTCCACGTGGATGGGCCCGACCAGGTGCGGGCCGTGTTCTACGGCCTGGGCTCGGACGGCACCGTGGGGGGCAACAAGGCCACGATCAAGATCATCGGGGAGCAGACCGACCTGTTCGCCCAGGCCTACTTCGTCTACGACTCCAAGAAGTCGGGGTCGGTCACGGTGTCGCACCTGCGCTTCGGCCCCCGGCCGATCCGCGCCCCGTACCTGATCGAGCGGCCCACCCTGGTGGCCTGCCACCAGTGGGATTTCGTCGACCGCTTCGACCTGCTGGCCGGCCTGGACGCCGGTGGGGTGCTGCTGCTCAACAGCCCCTTCCCGATCGAGGAGAGCTGGCGGCGGATGCCGGCGGCGCTGCGCTGCGGCATCCGCGAGCGGGGGCTGGCGGTGTGGCTGATCAACGCCTACCGGGTGGCCCGGGAGGCCGGGATGGGGAACCACATCAACACGGTGATGCAGGCCTGCTTCTTCGCCGTCAGCGGCGTGCTGCCGCGGGAGGAGGCGATCGAGCAGATCCGTGCCTCGCTGCGCAAGACCTACGGCCGCAAGGGGGAGGCGGTGGTGGCCATGAACCTGCGCGCCCTCGACGCCAGCCTCGAGCACCTCCAGCCCCTCGACTGGCGCCAGCTGCCGGCGGAAGACGACCTCCCGCCACCGGCCCCTGTGGCCGACCGTCTCGCCGACGCTCCGTTGTTCGTGCGGGAGGTGATCGCCCCCCTGCTGGAGCGGCGCGGCGATGCCCTGCCCGTCAGCGCCCTGCCCTGCGACGGCACCTGGCCCACGGGCACGGCCCAGTGGGAGAAGCGCAACATCGCCGAGACCGTGCCGGTGTGGGAGAGCGACCTCTGCGTGCAGTGCGGCAAGTGCGTCATGGTCTGCCCCCATGCGGTGATCCGAGCCAAGGCGGTGGCGCCGGAGGCGCTGGTGGGCGCACCGCAGGGCTTCCGCCAGGCCCCGGCCCGCGACCCGGACCTGGCGGGCCGCAGCTTCACGATCCAGGTGGCCGTGGAGGACTGCACCGGCTGCGCGCTGTGCGTGGAGGTCTGCCCGGCCCGCGACCGCACCGAGCCGAAGCGCAAGGCGATCAACATGGCGCCCCAGCGCCCCCTGCGGGAGGCGGGCCGGGGCCACTGGGACTATTTCCTGGGGCTGCCCGAGATGGCCCGCGCCGACCTCAACCTGCACAGGATCGGCCAGCAGCAGCTGCAGCAGCCCCTGTTCGAGTTCTCCGGCGCCTGCGGCGGCTGCGGCGAAACGCCCTATCTCAAGCTGGCCAGTCAGCTGTTCGGCGACCGCATGCTGGTGGCCAACGCCACGGGCTGCTCCTCCATCTACGGCGGCAACCTGCCCACCACCCCCTGGAGCATGAATGCCGAGGGGCGTGGTCCGGCCTGGAGCAATTCTCTCTTCGAGGACAACGCCGAGTTCGGCCTTGGCATGCGCGTGGCGATCGACCAACAGCGCCAGATGGCCCTCGAGCTGCTGGAGCGGCTGGGGCCGGCGCCGGAGCGGGGCGACTCCCTGCTCCCCGGGGCCCTGGTGGCGGCGATCCGCGACGGCGACCAGCACGACGAGGCCGGCATCGTCGCCCAGCGCCAGCGGGTGGAGGAGCTCAAGCGGCTGCTGCACGCTGTGGCACCCCAGGGCCCCTGGGCCGCCACTCCCCGGGACGGCCAGGCCGCCCGTCTGCTGGATCTGGCCGATGCCCTGGTCAAGAAGAGCGTCTGGCTGGTGGGGGGCGACGGCTGGGCCTACGACATCGGCTTCGGCGGCCTCGACCACGTGCTGGCCAGCGGCCGGGATGTCAACGCCCTGGTGCTCGACACCGAGGTGTACTCCAACACCGGCGGCCAGATGTCGAAGGCCACCCCCCGGGCGGCGGTGGCCAAGTACGCCGCCGGCGGCAAGGCCGCCCCCAAGAAGGATCTTGGGCTGATGATGATGAGCTACGGCACGGTCTACGTGGCCAGCGTGGCCATGGGGGCCCGCGATGAGCACACGGTGCGGGCGTTCCTGGAGGCGGAGAGCTACCCGGGGCCGTCGCTGATCCTGGCCTACTCCCACTGCATCGCCCACGGCATCGACATGGCCCGGGGCATGGAGCAGCAGAAGGTGGCGGTGGACTCCGGCCGCTGGTTGCTCTACCGCTACGACCCGCGCCGCACCGACCGGGGCGAGCACCCGCTGCAGATCGACAGCCGGGGTCAGAAGCGACCCCTGGCCGAAGCGATGGCCACGGAGAACCGGTTCCGCATGCTCTCCTTCAGCCAGCCGGAGCGGGCCCGGGCCCTGGCCCGCCAGGCCGAGCTGGAGGTGGCCCGGCGCTGGGCCATCTACCGGGCCCTCGCCGGCACTCCGACGGGCCCCGAGGCGAGCCCCCAGGCCCATTCCCCGATGGAGGCACCGGCATGA